A section of the Anabaena cylindrica PCC 7122 genome encodes:
- a CDS encoding WD-40 repeat-containing protein, which produces MTQKFPSGDGEYDQSIHDVSVVSSQNVTFNQTQIIQISVEEIKTRKFIVTSPYKGLKKFESEDKDRFFGRDQFLTGLVNELEQTNFVLLLGASGSGKSSVIRAGLIPWLVERQGSQLMNLVFTPDQDPFESLYASLLGNYKQSEAKIARVVKEDTLTQVVRSLKQQDSYWFILIDQFEELFTTTEPSKRDVFIKSLVQLVKTLDKVSDRSVKVVATMRADFLDRLSPYANLIKVTDQHRPIIAEMQLDELRLAIEQPAAHHGVVFEAGLVKQIIDDVQGQAGYLPLLQYTLNLLWETEVQSQSIEDRTLNISNYRQLGGVRGALQLHIDQIYGALSEPEKLAAQRIFLKLVSIGEDEESGTEWKPVRRRANRPEFSDSLEQTVLMELINQNLLVSNRATDSPESTIEIAHEALLISWTTLNTWIKENRQAITLRNRLNDDVEQWKKTKSPEDLWRGSKLERILELSRDLGFNRVLGGFSPVANQFINASKKLRDRQLRRTKIIAIVGFVLSGLATTAAIVATYQFQQAERGRMEQYAATAEALLANEQPVEALINSIAGVGLSKKWFVKFPNHPVPVSVQSSLLDTVRMNREENRLHHETGVTVVRVSKDGNYLATGDREGTIRLWDLHGHLIGQPLQHGQQSVEALAFSPDRQLLISGSEDGTLMRWNLEGKPIAIPFKDRHQGIVASIAFSSDGLQIASGGADTTVRLWDRQGNPINPFIVNEGYSINSVSFALNSNQILFCYGRRLGFWTLGNSLGEPLALESGMSPFSYNCVFSPDGSRIATSGSETVKLWNLEGKSIAILQGHQGYVSAVGFSSDNQKIVSGGADKTVRVWDLQGNQIGLPLRGHQRFITSVDFVSKDKQIVVSGSDDGSVRLWNLRDQSVGLVLSAGDKLVTAVAVSPNGKYFVTGSQEGMLHLWNANGSSIGTPFKGHQQEVTSVAFSPDNQTIVSGSLDQSVRLWHLNGSKIGQPLQHDAPVTSVAFSPDGKLIASGVFSRSEKDFKGRDGELWTGGNHTITLSNLQGKRIAPPFTGHYGSQASNNDKLMSVAFSLDGKYLVSGSGDGTVRLWNLQGNQIGVPFQHKDAVSAVAFSPDSKIIASASYDKKIRLWDLQGQLIKPPFGGHEEPVTAIAFSPDGKYLVSGSGDGTVRLWDLQGNQIGAPFQHKNTVTSIAFSPDGQAVISNGDQNKVTWSWVSSDKLLQIGCEQLRDHSMLLNPITEAAREARYTCDQYVWAD; this is translated from the coding sequence ATGACACAGAAATTTCCTAGTGGTGATGGTGAATACGATCAGAGCATCCACGATGTGTCAGTTGTCAGTAGCCAAAACGTGACATTTAACCAGACGCAAATTATCCAAATATCAGTTGAAGAGATTAAGACTCGCAAATTCATTGTCACATCCCCTTACAAGGGACTAAAAAAGTTTGAGTCGGAAGATAAAGATCGCTTTTTTGGACGGGATCAATTCCTCACAGGATTGGTGAATGAACTGGAACAGACCAATTTTGTGTTACTTCTTGGTGCATCAGGAAGCGGCAAATCTTCAGTGATCAGAGCAGGTTTGATTCCCTGGTTAGTAGAGAGACAAGGGAGTCAGTTGATGAATCTGGTTTTCACTCCTGATCAAGATCCATTTGAATCACTGTATGCCAGTTTGTTAGGGAATTACAAGCAGTCAGAAGCAAAGATTGCTCGTGTTGTTAAAGAAGATACTCTAACTCAGGTTGTGCGATCGCTCAAACAGCAAGATTCTTACTGGTTTATCTTAATTGACCAATTTGAAGAATTGTTTACTACCACTGAGCCAAGCAAACGGGATGTTTTTATCAAAAGTTTAGTGCAACTGGTGAAAACTCTGGACAAGGTTAGCGATCGCTCTGTCAAAGTTGTGGCAACGATGCGAGCAGATTTTCTGGATCGCCTCAGTCCCTATGCCAATTTAATCAAAGTCACGGATCAACATCGTCCCATAATTGCAGAAATGCAATTGGATGAATTACGCTTGGCAATCGAACAACCCGCAGCGCATCATGGAGTAGTCTTTGAAGCAGGTTTAGTGAAGCAAATTATTGATGATGTGCAAGGACAGGCTGGATATTTGCCCTTGTTGCAGTACACCCTGAATTTGCTATGGGAAACGGAGGTTCAAAGCCAGAGTATTGAAGATCGGACGCTGAATATCAGTAACTATCGGCAATTGGGTGGTGTGCGGGGCGCTCTCCAGTTACATATAGATCAAATATACGGTGCTTTGTCCGAACCTGAAAAGTTAGCGGCACAGAGAATTTTTCTCAAGTTAGTGAGCATAGGCGAAGATGAAGAATCTGGAACCGAGTGGAAACCTGTTCGTCGTCGAGCTAATCGCCCAGAATTTAGCGATTCGTTAGAACAGACGGTTTTAATGGAGTTGATTAATCAGAACTTATTAGTGAGTAATCGTGCGACTGACTCACCAGAAAGTACGATTGAGATTGCTCACGAAGCCTTGTTAATATCTTGGACAACTCTGAACACTTGGATTAAAGAAAATCGTCAAGCGATCACCTTGCGAAATCGACTCAATGATGATGTTGAACAATGGAAAAAGACAAAATCTCCTGAGGATTTGTGGCGTGGATCGAAATTAGAGCGAATTTTAGAGCTATCACGGGATTTGGGATTTAACCGAGTGTTAGGTGGATTCAGTCCAGTTGCTAATCAGTTCATTAATGCAAGCAAAAAGTTGCGCGATCGTCAACTGAGACGAACGAAGATAATTGCCATTGTTGGTTTTGTTCTATCAGGATTGGCAACTACAGCAGCTATTGTTGCTACTTATCAATTTCAACAAGCAGAGCGAGGGCGTATGGAGCAATACGCGGCTACAGCAGAAGCTTTGCTTGCTAATGAACAACCAGTAGAGGCGTTAATCAATTCAATTGCTGGAGTTGGATTGAGTAAAAAATGGTTTGTTAAATTCCCCAACCACCCTGTACCAGTTTCAGTACAAAGTAGCCTGTTAGATACAGTTCGGATGAACCGGGAGGAAAACCGTCTTCATCATGAAACAGGTGTTACTGTCGTCCGTGTCAGCAAGGATGGTAACTACCTCGCAACCGGAGATAGAGAGGGTACAATCCGATTATGGGATCTTCATGGTCACTTAATTGGTCAACCTCTTCAACACGGACAACAAAGTGTAGAGGCTCTTGCCTTTAGCCCAGATAGACAATTGTTGATTAGCGGAAGTGAGGACGGAACGCTGATGCGGTGGAACCTTGAAGGAAAACCCATAGCCATTCCCTTTAAAGATCGACACCAAGGAATAGTTGCATCAATTGCCTTTAGTTCTGATGGGTTACAGATCGCTAGTGGTGGTGCGGATACAACAGTCCGTTTATGGGATAGGCAAGGCAATCCCATCAATCCTTTTATTGTGAATGAAGGCTACTCCATCAACTCTGTCAGTTTCGCACTAAATAGTAACCAAATTCTTTTCTGTTATGGGAGAAGATTAGGATTCTGGACTTTAGGAAATTCACTTGGAGAACCTTTAGCGTTAGAGTCGGGGATGTCACCGTTCTCCTACAACTGCGTCTTTAGTCCAGATGGCAGTAGAATCGCTACTAGTGGAAGTGAGACTGTGAAATTATGGAACTTAGAAGGTAAATCAATTGCTATTCTACAGGGACATCAAGGTTATGTGAGTGCAGTTGGTTTTAGTTCAGATAACCAAAAAATTGTCAGTGGGGGTGCCGATAAAACTGTAAGGGTTTGGGATTTACAGGGTAATCAAATTGGTTTACCCTTGCGAGGACATCAGCGATTTATTACATCTGTTGATTTTGTCTCAAAAGATAAGCAAATTGTGGTCAGCGGTAGTGATGATGGCTCAGTCCGTTTATGGAATTTACGAGATCAATCTGTTGGATTAGTCTTATCAGCAGGGGACAAACTAGTTACAGCAGTAGCCGTAAGTCCCAACGGGAAGTATTTTGTTACTGGTAGTCAAGAGGGTATGTTGCATCTATGGAATGCAAATGGAAGCTCAATAGGAACTCCCTTTAAAGGACACCAACAGGAAGTTACCTCTGTTGCATTTAGTCCAGATAATCAAACAATTGTCAGTGGTAGCTTAGATCAGTCAGTTCGACTCTGGCATCTAAATGGCAGCAAAATTGGTCAACCACTTCAACATGATGCACCTGTTACTTCTGTTGCTTTCAGCCCAGATGGAAAACTTATTGCCAGTGGTGTCTTTAGCCGTTCTGAAAAAGACTTTAAGGGCAGAGATGGCGAATTGTGGACTGGAGGGAATCATACGATTACGCTATCGAATCTTCAAGGCAAGCGCATTGCCCCTCCCTTTACAGGACATTATGGGTCTCAGGCGAGCAATAATGATAAGTTGATGTCAGTCGCTTTTAGTCTAGATGGTAAGTATTTAGTCAGTGGTAGTGGTGACGGAACAGTTCGTTTATGGAATTTGCAAGGTAATCAAATTGGTGTGCCATTTCAGCATAAAGATGCAGTCAGTGCCGTCGCTTTCAGTCCTGACAGTAAGATAATTGCTTCAGCCAGTTACGATAAAAAAATTCGCTTATGGGATTTGCAAGGTCAGTTAATAAAGCCTCCTTTTGGAGGACATGAGGAACCTGTCACCGCTATTGCTTTTAGTCCAGATGGTAAGTATTTAGTCAGTGGTAGTGGTGATGGAACAGTCCGTTTATGGGATTTGCAAGGTAATCAAATTGGTGCGCCATTTCAGCATAAAAATACTGTAACTTCTATTGCTTTTAGCCCAGATGGACAAGCTGTGATTAGCAATGGTGATCAGAATAAAGTCACCTGGTCGTGGGTATCTTCGGATAAATTACTTCAAATTGGGTGTGAGCAACTACGTGATCATTCAATGCTACTTAATCCCATAACAGAAGCTGCTAGAGAAGCAAGGTATACCTGTGATCAGTATGTCTGGGCTGATTGA
- a CDS encoding MoaD/ThiS family protein, with amino-acid sequence MAVTVLVPTALQKFTNNQATLECNGSNITELFESLEESCPGIKSRLCDETGKPRRFLNLYVNSEDIRFLEGTETSLKDGDEVSIVPAVAGG; translated from the coding sequence ATGGCTGTAACTGTTTTAGTTCCTACTGCTCTGCAAAAATTTACAAATAATCAAGCTACCCTAGAATGCAATGGCAGCAACATCACCGAATTATTTGAGTCCTTAGAAGAAAGCTGTCCTGGTATCAAATCACGTTTATGTGATGAAACTGGTAAGCCAAGACGGTTCTTGAATTTGTACGTTAACAGCGAAGACATCCGCTTTTTAGAAGGAACAGAAACATCTTTAAAAGATGGTGATGAAGTCAGCATCGTTCCCGCTGTTGCAGGTGGTTGA
- the thrC gene encoding threonine synthase, translated as MTQAIANLNQANTSILQALKCKECGAEYELKASHVCELCFGPLEVKYDYDALRLSVSREKIQAGPNSIWRYRQFLPVATDNVIDVGTGMTPLVRSHRLARRLGLNKLYIKNDAVNMPTLSFKDRVVSVALSRARELGFTTVSCASTGNLANSTAAIAAHAGLDCCVFIPSDLEAGKIIGSLIYSPTLMAVKGNYDQVNRLCSEVANTHGWGFVNINLRPYYSEGSKTLGFEVAEQLGWELPDHIVAPLASGSLFTKIYKGFKEFVEVGLVEGKNVRFSGAQAEGCSPIAKAFKEGRDFIQPVKPNTIAKSIAIGNPADGVYAVEIAQKTGGNIESVNDAEIIEGMKLLAETEGIFTETAGGTTVAVLKKLVEAGKIDPDETTVVYITGNGLKTQEAIQGYIGEPLTIDAKLDSFERALERSRTLDRLEWQQVLV; from the coding sequence ATGACTCAGGCAATTGCAAACTTAAACCAAGCAAACACTTCTATACTGCAAGCCTTGAAGTGTAAGGAATGTGGAGCAGAATATGAACTCAAAGCTAGTCATGTTTGTGAATTGTGCTTTGGTCCGCTAGAAGTCAAATATGACTACGATGCTTTACGTCTTTCCGTCAGCCGAGAAAAAATCCAAGCTGGGCCAAATTCAATTTGGCGCTACCGTCAATTTTTACCAGTTGCTACTGATAATGTTATAGATGTGGGAACGGGGATGACTCCCTTAGTGCGATCGCACCGTCTCGCCCGTCGCCTGGGATTAAATAAACTTTATATTAAAAATGATGCCGTCAATATGCCCACCCTGAGCTTCAAAGATCGGGTGGTGTCAGTTGCACTTAGTAGAGCTAGAGAATTAGGTTTTACTACAGTCTCTTGTGCCAGTACAGGCAACTTAGCAAATTCCACAGCAGCGATCGCTGCCCATGCCGGTTTAGACTGTTGTGTATTCATCCCCTCCGACTTGGAAGCAGGTAAAATAATCGGTAGCTTAATTTACAGCCCAACCCTCATGGCTGTCAAAGGCAATTATGATCAAGTAAATCGTCTCTGCTCAGAAGTTGCCAACACACACGGTTGGGGTTTTGTCAATATTAATTTACGCCCTTATTATTCCGAAGGTTCCAAGACATTAGGCTTTGAAGTAGCAGAACAACTAGGTTGGGAATTACCAGATCATATAGTTGCTCCCCTAGCCTCTGGTTCTCTGTTCACCAAGATTTATAAAGGTTTCAAAGAATTTGTAGAAGTCGGCTTGGTAGAAGGTAAAAACGTCCGTTTCAGCGGCGCTCAAGCTGAAGGTTGCTCTCCCATTGCTAAAGCCTTCAAAGAAGGACGCGACTTTATCCAGCCAGTCAAACCAAACACAATTGCAAAATCAATTGCTATTGGTAATCCAGCTGATGGCGTTTATGCAGTGGAAATAGCTCAGAAAACTGGCGGTAACATTGAATCAGTCAATGATGCAGAAATAATCGAAGGCATGAAGCTACTGGCAGAAACAGAAGGTATCTTCACCGAAACAGCTGGCGGTACAACAGTTGCAGTCCTGAAAAAATTGGTAGAAGCTGGCAAAATTGATCCAGATGAAACTACAGTGGTTTACATTACTGGCAATGGTTTGAAAACCCAAGAAGCAATTCAAGGCTACATAGGCGAACCTTTGACAATTGATGCCAAACTAGATAGTTTTGAACGGGCTTTAGAAAGATCCCGGACACTTGATCGCTTAGAATGGCAACAAGTCCTCGTTTAA